GGCTTCTTGAGCTCTCCGGTCCCCGCCCGACGTTGATCGAGTGGGATACAGCCCTTCCGCCTCTGTCCGTTCTGCTGGAAGAGGCAAGAGGGGCGGCCCGCAGGCTCGCCGAGAATGGAGCGGACTGCCATGCTGCATGACCTGCAAAGAGACATGGCGCAGGCCCTGCTTCAGGGAACCGCCGCGCAATCTATGGATGTCGCCGGGGTCCAGCCGGCTGAACGCCTGGCGGTCCATCGCATTACGGTCCAGGATTCCCTGCGCCAGACCCTGGCCGCAGCCTATCCCTGCCTGGAAGGCGTGTTGGGGGCAGGGAACTTCGGTGTGCTCGCCCGGGACTTCATCATGGACTACCCGCCACGCCGAGCTGTTCTAGCCTTCTATGGCGAGGGATTGGCGGACTATCTCGAGACCTACCGGCACACAGCCGGCAAACCCGCCTTGGCCGATCTCGCGCGTCTGGAATGGGCCTGCCTGCAGGCGGGCTTTGCCCAGGACGCGGACGCGATCACGCTGCCAGCCCTGCAGACTCTGGCGCCTGAAACCCTCCTGAAGATGGGTCTGCCGCTGCATCCGGCCACGCACCTGCTTTGCCTGGCTCACCCTGTGGACCGCTACAAGGCCGGAGAGATCACCTGGAGCGCGCTTGCCCGAGCGGACCGTCACCTGGCCATCCTGCGCAAGGAGCGTGAAGTGGCGGTCTGTGTGCTTGGACCCGGCGAGGCGGCCCTGTTCACGGCTCTGGCAGAGGGACAGGGGCTGGAAGCGGCCGCGGAGCGTGCTTTCGCGCGGGATCCGGCATTCGACCTGCAGCATTTCCTGGTGAAATTCCTGCCGCTTGGAGCCTTCACCTTTCCGACGGACGGATGAACGACGGGTAAAGGAAAACGGAAATCATGGACTCTTCAATGGAGCAAAGGACGATGGCGCAGAGTGATCTCTTGACCAGATGGTTGCCGCAATGGCGGCGCAGGACGACTCAACTGGAGTATCTGGGCATGCCGCTGCTGCTGCTTGCGGCGCGCATCTGGATCGGCCTGATCTTCTTCAATGCCGGCTGGGCGCGCATCACCAACTGGAGCAGCCAGGACTTCCTGTTCTCGCAGATTCACCCGGTTCCCTTCCTGCCGGCGGCCCTGGCAGCACCGCTGACCACGGCGGGTGAACTGGGCCTGTCGATTTTGCTGATGGCGGGATTGGCCGGGCGCTTCTCGGCCCTGGGCCTTCTGATCATGACGGCCGTGATCCAGTTCGTCGTCGGCCAGACGCCGCAGGGACAGGAAAATGCCATCGCCAATCCGGTGCACTATTTCTGGATGTTCCTGCTGCTGCTGGTCCTGGTGCGCGGGCCCGGCCTGCTGTCTCTGGATGCCTTGATCGGCCGCCTGCTTCCGGGCACTGGCCGGAAAACACAACGGGCCGGGTGAAATGACCGACGGGCGGCCCTATATTGCAGGAACTCCCATGGGATTGCTGACAGACATAAGGGTCAACCATGTTTTTCCTGAAGCGCAGTGCGGAAATGCCCACACCCGGTCGCGAACTGCCCGGGCGCGATGAAGCGATCGTCGAACCCGGTACGCACCATGTGAACGGGCGGCCCCTGGCACCGCCCTATCCGGAGAGCCTGGAAACCGCGGTTTTCGGCATGGGCTGCTTCTGGGGGGTCGAGCGCCTGTTCTGGCAGCTTCCTGGTGTCTACTTAACCGCCGTCGGATATGCCGGAGGGGCCACGCCCAATCCCACCTATGAAGAGGTCTGTTCGGGCGGCACCGGTCATACGGAGGCCGTGCAGGTGGTCTACGATCCGGCCCAGGTCAGCTATCGCGACCTGCTGAAGGTTTTCTGGGAGGAACACGATCCGACCCAGGGCCTGCGCCAGGGCAACGACGTGGGCAGCCAGTACCGCAGCGCCATCTACTACAGCAGTGAAGCCCAGCGCCAGGAGGCCGAACAAAGTGCCAAGACCTATCAGGAAGCCTTGTCGGCCAGGGGCTATGGCGCCATTACCACCGAGATCCGGGAAGCCGGGCCGTTCTACTTTGCCGAGGAGTATCACCAGCAGTATCTGGCGAAGAATCCGGGCGGCTATTGCGGCGTGGATGGTACCGGGGTCGCTTGCCCGTTGCCCACGGGAGTGGTGGCCGAAGGCTGACGGTCCGGCCCGCGCATGCCCGAGACGCTACGCATACGCCGGCTTGTGCACGAAGATGCGGGAATCTTTTGCCGCCTGCGCTGCGAGGGTTTCGCCTCGGAGCCGGCCAGCTTCCGCTACTCCGCCGCCGACGAACAGCACCTGCCCCTGGACTATACGCAACAGCGGCTTGCCGAAACGCATGTGCTTGGGGCCTTTCGCGGTGACGAACTGGTGGGCATTTCCGGCTATGCACGCCTGAGCGGCTGCAAGCTCCGGCACAAGGGCCTGATCTGGGGCATGTATGTGCGGGCCAGCGAGCGCGGACAAGGCATTGCAAGAGAACTGTTGCTTCAACTGATAGAGCGGGCGGCGCAGGAGGTTTCCCTGCTGCAGCTGACCGTGGTTGCCAACAACACAGCTGCGCTCCGCCTCTACCAATCCCTTGGCTTCCGAAGCTATGGCCGGGAACCGCGCTCGATTCGGGAAGCTGTTCATTTGAGCTGGACCGAGGAAGCTGGAGTTACCAAGCTTAAACACGATGGGTAGACATTAAGCGGCTGGGAGGGCGACATGGCCAGGATTCACGTCAACGGTGTCGATCTGTTCTACGATTTTTCTGGGAATGTAGGGGAGGCCGTCGCGCTTGTGCACGGATCCTGGGCTTCGCACCGGGATTGGGAATTTGTCGCTCCGGAACTCTCCAAATCTCACCGTGTGCTCACCTACGATCGACGCGGGCATTCACAAAGCGAGCGTCCACCGGGTCAGGGGAGCATCCGTGAGGACGTGAATGACCTGGCTATACTCATCGAGGAGCTTGGCCTGCCGCCCGCATGGGTGGTGGGCAATTCTCTCGGGGCGTCGATTGCGCTTCGGTTGGCGGCGGAGCGACCAGATCTGCTGCGGGGCGTCGTGGCGCACGAACCGCCACTTTTCTCGCTCCTCTCGGAAGACCCGGCTCAACGGCCAATGTTACAAGAGATCGAGCATCAGCTCGGGATCGTAGCTAGCTATATCGATGCTGGTGAACATGCGCGTGCAGCCGAACGCTTCATGGATGAGGTGATATTCGGCCCCGGAGCGTGGGAACACATGCCGCAGGAGGTCCGAGATGAAATGACGGAGAACGCCCCGTCCTTTCTAGATGAGTTCAATGATCGTGAGATGATGGCGATCGATATCGAAGCTCTCCAACAGCAGCGTCTTCCCATTTTGCTCACTACCGGCGGCCAAAGTCCGCCGCTGTTCGCACCCGTTATTGATGCTCTAGCGGCCATCATACCCGAAATGGAAGTGTATTGCTTCGAACAGGCGGGGCATATTCCCCACGTCACTCATCCGGAGCCGTATATAGACGCCACAAGGCGCTTCATCGGGACCGCGCAAGTTTGAGCGAAAAGAGACGGCGGTTCCAACGCCGCCGTCCAGCGCGGGCATCAAACGTTGGATATTTTTCCCTAGCGCCCTTCGCGGTACCAGGCGGCCATGAGGCCGCCGAGGATCAGGGCCAGAAGCAGCAGTCCGGGCAGCAGGGGTGTGCGCTCGACACCGGTCACGCGATAGCTCTGGCGGTCCAGGACACCCATCCATCCGGCGCCGTGACGGTCGCGTCCCTGGGCAACCTTGCGCAAGGCCGGCACAGTTTCCTCATGCAGTTCGGCCAGGCCGCCACCGCTGTCCGCGCGCAAGGGTTCCAGGATCTCTGCTGTTGCGCGCGGATCTTCGAATTCCTTTGCGTTGATCGCGCCCAGGGCGGCGAGCGCCAGCAAATCCCTCTGCTCCACGCGATAGAGGCCCTGCTGCTCGATGGGCAGACTGGCCTGGAATCGACCCGGTTCGCTCTGCTCCAGGGTCACGCTGCGGGTCTGCCCGTCCGGCAGGGTGACTTCCACGGGGTCCGTGTCGTCGGCAAGTGAGCGCCGCGTGATCACAAGACGGTCCTCGCGCACTTCGGCCAGAAGGTCCTCCTCCTCCAGATCCGGCTCCTTCATCAGCCAGTGCGCGATCCGGCGCACCAGTTCGCGCTGGGGGCCGCCCCCATCATAACCCCGGCCCCAAAGCCAGATCTGGTCACTGGACAGCTGCGCCACCCGGCCCTGCTCCTGCCGCGTGAGCAGAAGCAGGGGCCTGTCGCTGGCGCCTGACATGAGGACGTCCGCCTGGCCAGGGTCGTTGTCGATCAGGCGGAACCATTCACCCCAGGCCGGCTGTCCGTTCTTGTCGCGCGGCACCTGTCTGAGCAGGCTGCTGGTCACGGGATGTCGCTCGCCGGTTTCCGTCACATCCGGCCGATAGGGCTGCTCGAAGATCTCGCCCGTGGGGGCTGCGGGCAGCACGCGGCGCAGGCCGGTGCGCCAGAGGGACATGGGCGAGACATAGTCCGGGCCGGAGACATCCAGCAGGGCGCCGCCGTTCTCCACATAGGCCGCAATGTTGTTGTAGTAAGCGGTTGGAAGGACGCCGCGACGCTGGTAGCGGTCGAAGACCACCAGGTCGAACTCCGGCAGCTTGACCTCGAAGAGCTCGCGCGTGGGAAAGGCGATCAGCGACAGCTCGTCGATGGGCGTGCCGTCCTGCTTTTCGGGGGGACGCAGGATCGTGAAGTGCACCAGGTCAACGGAGGGATCGGACTTCAGGATGTTGCGCCAGGCACGGCTTCCCGGGTGCGGCTCGCCGGAGACCAGCAGAACACGCAGGCGGTCGCGCACGCCGTTGACCGTGGTTGCCACGCGGTTGTTCAGTTCGGTCAGTTCCTCGGGCGCGGCTGCCACTTCCAGTTCCAGGATGGAGGCGCCGCGGCGTTCCAGAGTAAAGGGCAGTTCCCGGGTTTCGCCCACCGGCACCTCGAGCCGTTCCACCGGCTTTCCGTTCAGGGAAAGGATAACCTCGGCCTGGCCGTCGCCCTGAACACCGCCCAGGTCCTCCACGCGGAAGCGCAGGCGCTCGGGCTGATCCACCAGGGCGAAGGCGGGCAGATCCTCGACCGTGATGCGTCGGTCGCGTTCGTCCTCCTGCCCGGTTTTCAGATGATGAACCGGGGCATCCACGCCCAGGTCCTGCGACACTTCAGGCGTGTCGTGGATCCGTCCGTCGCTGATCACGAAGATGGCCGAGACACGTGCACGTCCGATGTCGGACAGGCTGGTGGAAATGTCCTGGAACAGCTGCGTGCCGGCGGCGCGGCCGCCGCCTTCACCGCGGCTTTCCAGGACCTGGATCCGGGTATTGTCCAGGGTTTCCAGCTCTTCTCTCAGTCGGATGAGCGCCTGCTCCGTCTGCTCGGGACGAGGGGCAATACGGGTCTGGCTGGCACTACGATCGACCACGACCAGGGCCACATCGTCACGCGCTTCGCGGTCTTCACGGACTACGGCAGGGTTGGCCAGGGCCAGCAGCAGTACAGCCAGGACCAGGCTGCGTGGAAGCAGGCCAGATGCGCGATTGAAGAGGCCAAGCAGCAGCAGGCCCAAGGACAGGACCGCAGCAGCCAGCAGAAGCCAGGCGGGTATAACGGGACTGAAGGTCAGGGAAAGTGCATCAAGCATGTCACTGTCCCAGCCGTTCAAGGATGAAGGGTACGTGCACCTGATCGGACTTGTAGTTTCCGGTCAGGGCATACATCACGAGGTTGACCCCGAAGCGGAAGGCCATTTCGCGCTGGCGCTCCCCGCCGGGGATCACGGCGGACAGTGGACGCCCGCCCTCGTCGACCGCCCAGGCCGAGGCCCAGTCGTGACTGCCGATGATCACCGTGGCAACGCCATCATGGCGTGTTTCGTCGGTCTCCTCGACCCAAAGCGTTTCGCCTGCATAACGTCCGGGGAATTCCTGCAGCAGGTAAAAGGCCCGCGTGAGCACATGATCCTCCGGCACGGGGACAAGGCGCGGTATCTCGATCCCGGATGTCAGGCGTTGCAGTCGGCTGTCCCCATCCACGCGGCTGCCCCGCCCGTCACCCAGGTCCAGCAGGAGTGTGCCGCCGTGATCGAGATAATCCTGCAGTGCCCTCTCGGCGGCCCGGTCCGGAGGCGCCTGCTGTTCCGAAACGGGCCAGTACAGCAGCGGATAGAAGGCCAGTTCGTCCTCGCCGGGGCGTACGCCCATGGGCGGGCCCGGCTCGATGGTCGTGCGCTGCGTCAGGACCTGGCCGAGACCGACCAGACCGGCCCGGCTGCTTTGGTCCAGCTCGGGATCGCCGGTTTGCACATAGGCCAGGGTGGTTTCCAGGCTGGCCTGGAGCGCACGCTGCTGCTTCTGCTCCGACTGTGCCTGTACATCGGTTGACAGGGTGAGGCCAGCCAACAGGGCGAAGGCCAGAAGAGCCGTGCCCCTTCGCAGCTGGGGCCGGATCGGCAACAGTCCCCGCATGCCAAGGGAGATCAAGAGGTCCAGCAGCGCCAGTCCCAATGCTGCGCTCAGCAACCAGGGCAACAGGGGACGTTCGGGGCCGGTTTCATGGCTGCGCTCCGTGCCATATTCGCCAAGCGAGGGCAGGGTTTCCGCGTCAGTCAGAGCAGGTGCGAGATTCAGGGCCTGGCGGCTTATATCGCTCCCATAGTAGCCTGGCGACTGGCGCGGTCCAATCTGGGCTGTGCCTGCCTCTTGCGGCAGAGGGTGCACCTCGGGCGCCGGATCCTGCAGTCTTCCGAAACCATCCAGAACCTGCCAGGCCGGCAGGGGGCCGTCTCCCTCTCCGCTGACTCCGGCCGAGAAGGCAACAAGACGGCGGAGAAGCTCTACGTAAAGACCGGAGAGTGGCAGGTTGCTCCAGGCAGGCCCAGCCGAGGTATGCACAAGCACCAGCCAGCCCTCTCCGCGCTGTTCGGCGGTGATCAGGGGGGTGCCATCCTGCAGCCGTGCCCAGGTCTTCTCGTTCAGGCCAAGGTCAGGCCGGGCCAGGACCTGGCTGGAGACTGTGACCTCTTCCGATACCTCCAGTCCGGCCAGTGGACTGTCTTTGGGAAAATCGTCCAGGGCAATCGGCTGGTCCCAGGTCAGTGTGCCGCCCAATGTACGCCCCCCCTGCCGAAGCTCCACGGGCAACAACCGCGGATTTTCCGCTTCGGCCAGTCGCGGTCCGGCGAAACGCAGAAGCAGCCCACCCTGGCGGATCCAGGGATCGAGCTGCTGAGCCTCGCTCTCGTCCAGAATACGGTCCGGCAGGGCGATCAATGCCTGGGGCGTTTCCAGAAGCCGTGCCAGGGGTGCCTCGGTCACCTGGGTGAAGGGCGACAGGGCACGTGTCAGATAGTAGCTGTCACTCAACAAGGGCTGCCGGCGTTCGCTGTCGCTGGCCAGCGGCAGTCCCACAGGCCGCCTTCGCCAGCGCTCGTCACTGAGAGCCACAACATTGGCGCCAGCCTCGCCTTCCAGGCTCAGCCGTTCGACCCGGTTGCGCAGCGTAAGTGGCAACTCCAGCGTAATTGTGGTTTCCAGACTCCCGGGCGGAAAATCGGCCGGTTGGCGATCCAGGACCCGGCCCTCGCCATCCTGTACCAGCAGTGCGACGCTTTCCTCATAACCTTCGGACAGACGCTGCACGGCAACTTTCAGGTGACTGGCGGTCTCGCGTGGCGGCTGTAGAAGATGGGGCAGGCGTTCGCTTGCGGGTCGGTAAACCGTCAGGTCGCCCAGGCGGTCCAGGCGATCGCCCAGGCTGTCGATACCACCTCTGTCCGTGTTGTCGGACACGACGCCGTCACTCAGCCAGTAGGGCACCACATCGGTGTCGCGTGGAAATTCGCGAAGCGCGCTTGCCAAATCTTCATGCTGCGGTGGCCAGGGTCTGGGTTCGATCACGGCCAGGCGTTCGCGGGCCGTGGCAACATCCAGCGGCTCGAAGCCAGGATCCTCTCCTTCCGGATCGGCGGTTGTCAGGAGATAGACGGTACGGTTCTCGCGTTCGGCCTGTGTCAGCAGGC
The Fodinicurvata sediminis DSM 21159 genome window above contains:
- a CDS encoding membrane protein encodes the protein MLDALSLTFSPVIPAWLLLAAAVLSLGLLLLGLFNRASGLLPRSLVLAVLLLALANPAVVREDREARDDVALVVVDRSASQTRIAPRPEQTEQALIRLREELETLDNTRIQVLESRGEGGGRAAGTQLFQDISTSLSDIGRARVSAIFVISDGRIHDTPEVSQDLGVDAPVHHLKTGQEDERDRRITVEDLPAFALVDQPERLRFRVEDLGGVQGDGQAEVILSLNGKPVERLEVPVGETRELPFTLERRGASILELEVAAAPEELTELNNRVATTVNGVRDRLRVLLVSGEPHPGSRAWRNILKSDPSVDLVHFTILRPPEKQDGTPIDELSLIAFPTRELFEVKLPEFDLVVFDRYQRRGVLPTAYYNNIAAYVENGGALLDVSGPDYVSPMSLWRTGLRRVLPAAPTGEIFEQPYRPDVTETGERHPVTSSLLRQVPRDKNGQPAWGEWFRLIDNDPGQADVLMSGASDRPLLLLTRQEQGRVAQLSSDQIWLWGRGYDGGGPQRELVRRIAHWLMKEPDLEEEDLLAEVREDRLVITRRSLADDTDPVEVTLPDGQTRSVTLEQSEPGRFQASLPIEQQGLYRVEQRDLLALAALGAINAKEFEDPRATAEILEPLRADSGGGLAELHEETVPALRKVAQGRDRHGAGWMGVLDRQSYRVTGVERTPLLPGLLLLALILGGLMAAWYREGR
- a CDS encoding GNAT family N-acetyltransferase → MPETLRIRRLVHEDAGIFCRLRCEGFASEPASFRYSAADEQHLPLDYTQQRLAETHVLGAFRGDELVGISGYARLSGCKLRHKGLIWGMYVRASERGQGIARELLLQLIERAAQEVSLLQLTVVANNTAALRLYQSLGFRSYGREPRSIREAVHLSWTEEAGVTKLKHDG
- the msrA gene encoding peptide-methionine (S)-S-oxide reductase MsrA, which translates into the protein MFFLKRSAEMPTPGRELPGRDEAIVEPGTHHVNGRPLAPPYPESLETAVFGMGCFWGVERLFWQLPGVYLTAVGYAGGATPNPTYEEVCSGGTGHTEAVQVVYDPAQVSYRDLLKVFWEEHDPTQGLRQGNDVGSQYRSAIYYSSEAQRQEAEQSAKTYQEALSARGYGAITTEIREAGPFYFAEEYHQQYLAKNPGGYCGVDGTGVACPLPTGVVAEG
- a CDS encoding alpha/beta fold hydrolase; translation: MARIHVNGVDLFYDFSGNVGEAVALVHGSWASHRDWEFVAPELSKSHRVLTYDRRGHSQSERPPGQGSIREDVNDLAILIEELGLPPAWVVGNSLGASIALRLAAERPDLLRGVVAHEPPLFSLLSEDPAQRPMLQEIEHQLGIVASYIDAGEHARAAERFMDEVIFGPGAWEHMPQEVRDEMTENAPSFLDEFNDREMMAIDIEALQQQRLPILLTTGGQSPPLFAPVIDALAAIIPEMEVYCFEQAGHIPHVTHPEPYIDATRRFIGTAQV
- a CDS encoding DUF4159 domain-containing protein; its protein translation is MLALGPLAFASPWLLLALLGLPALWWLMRVTPPAPRHQTFPAIGLLLGLKPAEQTPARTPWWLLALRFLLAGLVILALSQPLLNPQPAARQEGAFLIVIDNGWSAARNWQQTRSVAERLLTQAERENRTVYLLTTADPEGEDPGFEPLDVATARERLAVIEPRPWPPQHEDLASALREFPRDTDVVPYWLSDGVVSDNTDRGGIDSLGDRLDRLGDLTVYRPASERLPHLLQPPRETASHLKVAVQRLSEGYEESVALLVQDGEGRVLDRQPADFPPGSLETTITLELPLTLRNRVERLSLEGEAGANVVALSDERWRRRPVGLPLASDSERRQPLLSDSYYLTRALSPFTQVTEAPLARLLETPQALIALPDRILDESEAQQLDPWIRQGGLLLRFAGPRLAEAENPRLLPVELRQGGRTLGGTLTWDQPIALDDFPKDSPLAGLEVSEEVTVSSQVLARPDLGLNEKTWARLQDGTPLITAEQRGEGWLVLVHTSAGPAWSNLPLSGLYVELLRRLVAFSAGVSGEGDGPLPAWQVLDGFGRLQDPAPEVHPLPQEAGTAQIGPRQSPGYYGSDISRQALNLAPALTDAETLPSLGEYGTERSHETGPERPLLPWLLSAALGLALLDLLISLGMRGLLPIRPQLRRGTALLAFALLAGLTLSTDVQAQSEQKQQRALQASLETTLAYVQTGDPELDQSSRAGLVGLGQVLTQRTTIEPGPPMGVRPGEDELAFYPLLYWPVSEQQAPPDRAAERALQDYLDHGGTLLLDLGDGRGSRVDGDSRLQRLTSGIEIPRLVPVPEDHVLTRAFYLLQEFPGRYAGETLWVEETDETRHDGVATVIIGSHDWASAWAVDEGGRPLSAVIPGGERQREMAFRFGVNLVMYALTGNYKSDQVHVPFILERLGQ
- a CDS encoding DoxX family protein, giving the protein MDSSMEQRTMAQSDLLTRWLPQWRRRTTQLEYLGMPLLLLAARIWIGLIFFNAGWARITNWSSQDFLFSQIHPVPFLPAALAAPLTTAGELGLSILLMAGLAGRFSALGLLIMTAVIQFVVGQTPQGQENAIANPVHYFWMFLLLLVLVRGPGLLSLDALIGRLLPGTGRKTQRAG
- a CDS encoding HvfC/BufC N-terminal domain-containing protein, translating into MLHDLQRDMAQALLQGTAAQSMDVAGVQPAERLAVHRITVQDSLRQTLAAAYPCLEGVLGAGNFGVLARDFIMDYPPRRAVLAFYGEGLADYLETYRHTAGKPALADLARLEWACLQAGFAQDADAITLPALQTLAPETLLKMGLPLHPATHLLCLAHPVDRYKAGEITWSALARADRHLAILRKEREVAVCVLGPGEAALFTALAEGQGLEAAAERAFARDPAFDLQHFLVKFLPLGAFTFPTDG